The Bacteroidota bacterium region ACCTGACTTTGCAGCTAATAATGCAGTTACGACATGGAGTGCATAAGAAATACCAAAACCAACATTTTCTGGTTTGAATGCCATTGTTTTACCAAAAGTTGGTTGATTATATTCATACTCAAGCTTTACAAAATCTGATGAGATATTGTCTGTTTTCACATTTATATTGGGAGATATTTCTCCTAGCCAAAGGTTTACTTGATGAATTAAGCTTTTATCTAGTAGTTTTTCATTTTTATTTGTGGTAATAATCGTAGTATCTGAATGTAAACAATTTTCAAATTCAATAGATTCAGACGCCCTAACTTCCAAATAATGAACTGTATATTCACCTTTCGCACCTAAACTATTTTCATACGACACATTTGATAAACTTTTACTATGATGTGATTTTGGTTCTATCCGATTAGCATTTAAATATTGAAAAGTATTTCCAAAAAGTCCACTAGTATCATCATTTGGAAAGTTATTTTCTGTCTTTTTATTTGAATCCCCAATGATAAAAATATCTGAATCTTTTTCATAATCAAAGATCATGTTGTAAGGTTCTTCATTAGCCAATTGAAGATTGATAGTTAATTTATCCTTTGCATATTGATATAATGCATCTCTTGAATTTCCAATTCTTATTAAATCTCCATTTAAAGATAAAATACCTTTGTTTAGTTTCTCGCTTGATTGCCTTAAAACCAAGAGAGATTGTATAAATGAAGACTTGCCTTGTCCATTTAGACCTAACAATACATTTAAATTACGAAGATGAAAATGCTTATCTTTTATGCACTTAAAATTCCTAAGCTCAATTGATTTTATCATAATTCTTTATTTAAGGTATCTTGAATTAACTGTTGAATAGTACGATGTCTGTAATTTGCTCTTTTCTTATCTCCAGTTGCACTTGTAATTGATGTAAATAAAAATTCATTGGTAGCAAGGAGATGTTTTAGCTCCTTTTTGAACTCTTTCTTTTTTTGTTTAAGAATACTACGCTCATCATTTGATAATATCGCAAATTGTGTTGACATAGTGTCAAACAAAGCTTTATTAATTGGAGGCATTCTTTTATAATCACGATAAACTTTTCTAAAAGCCTCTTTACCAAAAATATCATAAGCTAGAGTCATCGATGCTGAAAATTGATTTGCAATATCCACAAGTTCATCTTCAGTTTTATCATAAATTGTTCCCATTGCTTTACTCATAAATGAATCCAAATCCTGACCAAACTCTTTTGAACCATATTTTTCTACACCTAATATGTAAAAAGCTAAAAATCTATTAGCGAAATCTCGATCTAGCATTCGGCGAGTATTTATTTTGTGTTGAGTTGCCTTTTTGAAGGCTTTATCTTGTGCTAGCTCCGAAATAAATATAGAAGGCTTTCCTTGAAATAAAGCATGTCGTATTTCCTGAGGCTCTAATACTAATCCACCAGTATTAATTCTTTTAAAAATATTAAATTTTACGTCAGAAGGAGTTCCTGGCATAATCTTATATATTACAACTTGGGCTTCTTCAATAATTCTTTGCAAATCATCAGATAAATCATCCCAAAATTTCCCATTTAAATGGGTAAGGAATTCAAGATTTGTCAAAGGTTGTGATTTGTCAACTACAAAATTTCTAATACTACTTAGTCTTTGCAAACCATCAACAATTAACCAATTATTATCATCGCTTGCATCAAAAAAGAAAGCAGGTAATGGAAACCTAATTAAAACAGATTCGATTAATCTACTTTGTTTTATTTTATCCCAAAGGTCGTCTTGTCTTTGAAAATAACTCGACGTATCCATTTGAATATTGCCTCTTTTTATTCTTTTTATTAAAGTATCTAAAGAAGGAGTTTTTGTTTCCATTTTAATCAAAGTAGGATCAAATGGTTTTTCCATCAGTCCCAGTGAACTATCCTCCAATTCTTTTTCAGTTCCATCTTCAGCCTCAATTGGATCATTTACGAGTTGAATTATATTTACATTATTTTCTTCCATTATTTAGAGTTTTTAGTTCTTGGACAACCATATATATAGCTACTAATGCCTGTTCTTCATATATACCTATTTGATATTCCAGATCAGCCAGCCAAAGAGAATTTAATGGTCAATGTATATCTTTCTCTGTAAATAAGTGCCTTAGATATAGATTCTGTTTTTCTCGTTCTGTTTTATTAATACCCCCAAACTTATTCATAATGTGTAATTTAAAATTATTCACTGGACAAAAATATACAAATTAGAACATGATAGGTAAAAATTGGCAAATATGTTTATAAGATAGATGTAGTTTGAGAATTTTGTGCAATAAGTACACTGTTTTTTTAACTTGTTGATAAAAATGTTAATCATAGATAAAAGCCCATTTTTCAAAAGGATTTTACTATTCATTCCTTCAATTAATTCTCAGCAAACCAAGATTTCAGAGTCAAAATTTCTGTAGAAATCGAGGGTGATAGGCTGCCGATTAGATTTCCATTTTCGTCAATCAGAAACTTTTGAAAATTCCATTGAATTTGGGTGTCAAGTACACCGTTTTCCGATTTTTGAGTTAGCCATTTGTAAATCTCATCAGTGGTAGTTTTTGTAGCATTTTTGCTGTCAATCGGATATGATTTGTAAATGTATTCGCAAACCGAAACTTTAGCCATTAATGGAAATGTTAGTCCGTAGTTTTTTGTGCAAAACGTTTTAATTTCATCGTTGGTTCCCGGCTCTTGTTGCAGAAAGTTGTTTGCCGGAAAACCAATTATTTCAAACTTGCTGGTATCCATGGTTTCATATATTTCCTGCAATATCTTATACTGTGGAGTAAGTCCACATTGCGATGCAACATTAACTACCAGTACTTTTTTACCTTTCAATTTCGATAAAGCAAACTGTTTTCCATCAATTGTTTCTACTGTGAAATCGTGAAAATTCTTTTTAGCTTTGTTTTGATTTGACTGTCCTGTTTGTTTATATATTTTAAAT contains the following coding sequences:
- a CDS encoding DUF262 domain-containing protein, whose product is MEENNVNIIQLVNDPIEAEDGTEKELEDSSLGLMEKPFDPTLIKMETKTPSLDTLIKRIKRGNIQMDTSSYFQRQDDLWDKIKQSRLIESVLIRFPLPAFFFDASDDNNWLIVDGLQRLSSIRNFVVDKSQPLTNLEFLTHLNGKFWDDLSDDLQRIIEEAQVVIYKIMPGTPSDVKFNIFKRINTGGLVLEPQEIRHALFQGKPSIFISELAQDKAFKKATQHKINTRRMLDRDFANRFLAFYILGVEKYGSKEFGQDLDSFMSKAMGTIYDKTEDELVDIANQFSASMTLAYDIFGKEAFRKVYRDYKRMPPINKALFDTMSTQFAILSNDERSILKQKKKEFKKELKHLLATNEFLFTSITSATGDKKRANYRHRTIQQLIQDTLNKEL
- a CDS encoding glutathione peroxidase, which encodes MRKKIMLSVAVLIVVFTISSGFKIYKQTGQSNQNKAKKNFHDFTVETIDGKQFALSKLKGKKVLVVNVASQCGLTPQYKILQEIYETMDTSKFEIIGFPANNFLQQEPGTNDEIKTFCTKNYGLTFPLMAKVSVCEYIYKSYPIDSKNATKTTTDEIYKWLTQKSENGVLDTQIQWNFQKFLIDENGNLIGSLSPSISTEILTLKSWFAEN
- a CDS encoding DUF3696 domain-containing protein, producing MIKSIELRNFKCIKDKHFHLRNLNVLLGLNGQGKSSFIQSLLVLRQSSEKLNKGILSLNGDLIRIGNSRDALYQYAKDKLTINLQLANEEPYNMIFDYEKDSDIFIIGDSNKKTENNFPNDDTSGLFGNTFQYLNANRIEPKSHHSKSLSNVSYENSLGAKGEYTVHYLEVRASESIEFENCLHSDTTIITTNKNEKLLDKSLIHQVNLWLGEISPNINVKTDNISSDFVKLEYEYNQPTFGKTMAFKPENVGFGISYALHVVTALLAAKSGSLIIIESPESHIHPRGQAELGKLISLVSKNNVQIIIETHSDHILNGIRVGIKENPDLKNNCILFYFKKIVEEQEQYSAITDIKIDENGTLSDYPKNLLDEWSNLLSKLI